In Sediminitomix flava, a single genomic region encodes these proteins:
- a CDS encoding geranylgeranylglycerol-phosphate geranylgeranyltransferase, with protein sequence MNVRRKIYYLGIKTTYFLRLIRINNLIMMILTQYFLRIFVIGSRADWLQSLTDPLFARVVLATTLIAAAGYVINDYYDIKIDTINKPSRVFIGRILTRRKAMFLHTFLNFIGIALGTSVSIKIGVICFICAFLLWLYSNQLKRMLFIGNLCVAALTSLCILIIGIYVDDHYALIYIYSLFAFGTTVIREIIKDIQDLKGDKAFGCKTLPIVWGIRKTKYLIYFLISTLIISTGALIHLYEFSALNIFLIFLLVPVLYLAYRLYNADTVKEFAWLSSYCKAIMLAGILGIYFV encoded by the coding sequence ATGAACGTCAGGAGAAAAATTTATTATCTGGGAATAAAAACAACCTATTTTCTAAGGCTCATCAGAATCAATAATTTGATCATGATGATACTAACCCAGTATTTTCTAAGAATTTTTGTGATCGGTTCTAGAGCTGATTGGTTGCAATCTCTTACCGATCCTTTATTTGCAAGAGTGGTATTAGCTACCACTTTAATTGCGGCTGCAGGATATGTGATTAATGATTATTACGATATAAAAATTGATACCATAAATAAACCTTCCCGAGTCTTTATCGGAAGAATACTCACAAGACGGAAAGCCATGTTTTTACATACTTTCCTCAATTTTATTGGAATAGCCCTTGGTACTAGCGTCTCTATAAAAATTGGGGTAATATGCTTTATCTGTGCCTTTCTTCTTTGGCTTTACTCCAATCAGCTAAAACGGATGCTTTTCATTGGTAATTTATGTGTAGCGGCACTTACTTCACTTTGTATTCTTATCATCGGAATTTATGTAGACGATCACTATGCCTTAATCTACATCTATTCATTATTTGCTTTTGGAACTACAGTGATAAGGGAAATAATCAAAGACATTCAGGACTTGAAAGGAGATAAAGCTTTTGGTTGTAAGACGCTTCCAATTGTTTGGGGGATTAGAAAAACAAAATACTTGATCTATTTTCTTATTTCCACATTGATTATAAGCACAGGAGCACTGATTCATCTTTATGAATTCAGTGCTCTCAATATATTTTTAATATTTCTGTTAGTACCTGTACTTTACCTAGCTTACAGACTCTATAATGCAGATACTGTAAAAGAGTTTGCTTGGTTAAGTAGCTACTGTAAAGCAATCATGCTTGCAGGTATTTTAGGTATCTATTTTGTGTAA
- a CDS encoding Pathogenesis-related transcriptional factor and ERF protein produces the protein MLVKLLLKNSPKKVIIDDHVYDYLRTNPYLQSIDFIHNLREHSSGRAVFQKSWRQTDGSYKTETIYLHKMVAEKFLEKSEDRKGDLIKIINGDRLDCRLKNLEWSNRSDIKRNIGSTRNKTGFIGVFKDRYNYRAVIYQNRKPIPLGTFKTPEEAALAYNKKSLKLFGYTKSLNKIKELPDGLTATPEELGLVSVKKEKLQSLQ, from the coding sequence ATGCTAGTAAAGTTGCTACTCAAGAATTCTCCTAAAAAAGTCATTATTGATGACCATGTTTACGATTACCTGAGAACCAATCCTTATCTCCAAAGCATCGACTTTATACACAACTTAAGGGAACACTCTTCTGGACGTGCTGTTTTCCAAAAGTCGTGGAGACAAACTGATGGTTCTTACAAAACTGAAACCATTTATCTACATAAGATGGTAGCCGAGAAATTTCTTGAGAAATCAGAAGACCGTAAAGGAGATCTGATAAAGATCATAAACGGAGACCGATTAGATTGTAGATTAAAGAATTTGGAATGGAGTAACCGATCTGATATCAAAAGGAATATCGGTTCTACTCGTAATAAGACTGGTTTTATTGGTGTATTTAAAGACAGATACAACTATAGAGCCGTAATCTACCAAAACCGTAAACCTATTCCTTTAGGAACATTTAAAACCCCTGAAGAAGCTGCCTTAGCCTACAACAAAAAATCATTAAAACTATTTGGCTACACCAAAAGCTTGAACAAGATTAAGGAACTACCTGATGGTTTAACTGCTACTCCTGAAGAATTAGGATTGGTATCTGTGAAAAAAGAAAAACTTCAGAGTTTACAATAA
- a CDS encoding NupC/NupG family nucleoside CNT transporter: MIIVRGIVGLLLLISIGFLFSENRKAIDWKLVGAGLFLQVIFGIAISQSEMVAGAFETIGQAFVTFLNYSADGAAFLFGGFVTDMNQYGFIFAFQVLPTIIFFAAVTSGLYYLGVLQKFVYVIAWVMSKSMRLSGAESLSAAGNIFLGQTESPLLVKPFIEKMTRSELMCLMTGGMATLAGGVLAGYVKFLGGEDPVEQAKFANYLLTASIMNAPAAIVMAKMLVPETKPELIDTKLRLNKDKIGSNFLDAVSNGTSEGLNLALNVGAMLLSFIAIIAALNGLLGWIGDLVNINHTIAETTEGQFGELSLQYLFGLIFRPIAFIIGVDWDETLLIGSLLGQKTVINEFVAYDALSKMKEASMLSDQAVRIATYALCGFSNFSSIAIQIGGIGSLAPSRKGEIATLGTKSLLAASVACLMTATVAGTLMN; encoded by the coding sequence ATGATTATTGTAAGAGGAATTGTAGGGTTATTACTCCTTATTAGTATAGGGTTTCTTTTCTCTGAAAATCGCAAAGCTATCGACTGGAAACTGGTTGGTGCAGGTTTATTTCTCCAAGTTATTTTTGGTATTGCGATTTCTCAATCTGAAATGGTTGCAGGAGCATTTGAAACCATCGGACAAGCTTTCGTTACTTTTCTAAACTATTCGGCTGATGGAGCTGCATTCCTTTTCGGGGGGTTTGTAACAGATATGAATCAATACGGATTCATCTTTGCCTTTCAAGTATTACCAACTATCATTTTCTTTGCCGCAGTTACTTCTGGACTCTATTACTTAGGTGTACTTCAGAAATTTGTCTACGTTATTGCTTGGGTAATGTCCAAATCAATGCGTTTGTCTGGAGCAGAAAGCCTTTCTGCTGCTGGAAATATTTTCTTAGGACAGACTGAGTCTCCTCTTTTGGTTAAACCATTCATCGAAAAGATGACTCGATCTGAGCTTATGTGTTTGATGACTGGAGGTATGGCAACACTTGCGGGTGGTGTACTTGCTGGATATGTAAAGTTTTTGGGTGGTGAAGACCCAGTAGAACAAGCAAAGTTTGCTAACTACCTTCTAACGGCTTCTATTATGAACGCACCTGCGGCTATCGTAATGGCAAAAATGTTAGTACCTGAGACAAAGCCTGAATTAATTGATACAAAATTACGATTGAATAAAGATAAAATCGGATCAAACTTCCTAGATGCGGTTTCAAATGGTACTTCTGAAGGTCTAAATCTTGCATTAAACGTAGGTGCAATGCTTCTTTCTTTTATTGCAATCATTGCAGCCTTGAACGGACTACTGGGATGGATTGGTGATTTAGTTAATATCAACCATACCATTGCTGAAACTACAGAAGGACAATTTGGAGAATTATCTCTTCAATATTTATTCGGTTTAATCTTTAGACCAATTGCATTTATAATCGGTGTAGATTGGGATGAGACTCTTCTCATTGGTAGCTTATTAGGTCAGAAAACTGTAATCAATGAATTTGTAGCTTACGATGCTCTCTCAAAAATGAAAGAGGCTTCGATGTTAAGTGATCAAGCTGTAAGAATTGCTACTTATGCTCTTTGTGGGTTTTCTAACTTTAGTTCTATTGCTATCCAGATTGGAGGTATTGGTTCTTTGGCACCAAGCCGTAAAGGAGAAATTGCAACACTAGGTACAAAATCTCTTTTGGCCGCCAGTGTCGCCTGTCTGATGACAGCCACAGTTGCAGGAACTCTGATGAATTGA
- a CDS encoding queuosine precursor transporter — MTQITFKEKNKRKTLLYIILSSIFLTNALVAEMVGGKIFSLESLLGFAPAQIPLLEGVKLDFNLTAGVVLWPIVFVTTDIINEYFGVKGVRRITFITAGLIAYVFVVIWIATELPPAQFWLDVNATDSAGNSFDINEAYSKVFLQGMGIIVGSLVAFLIGQLLDAWTFQWLKNITNSKKVWLRATGSTLISQFIDSFVVLWVAFYVWGNWELEMVISVGIINYIYKFLIAVFLTPLIYLGHYLIDRYLGEELKEVNEPLSVE, encoded by the coding sequence ATGACTCAAATAACTTTCAAAGAAAAAAATAAGCGGAAAACACTTTTGTACATCATCTTGTCATCCATTTTCCTAACGAATGCGTTGGTAGCAGAAATGGTAGGAGGTAAGATTTTTTCACTTGAATCACTTTTAGGTTTTGCACCAGCTCAAATTCCACTTCTAGAAGGCGTAAAGCTCGATTTTAACCTGACAGCAGGGGTGGTTTTATGGCCAATTGTATTTGTGACAACAGATATAATCAATGAATATTTTGGGGTAAAAGGAGTAAGGCGAATTACATTTATTACTGCAGGACTAATAGCCTATGTATTTGTAGTGATTTGGATAGCAACAGAATTACCTCCAGCTCAATTTTGGTTAGATGTCAATGCGACTGATTCGGCGGGGAATAGTTTCGATATAAATGAAGCTTACTCTAAAGTTTTTTTACAAGGAATGGGAATCATTGTAGGCTCATTGGTTGCATTTTTAATTGGGCAATTACTTGATGCTTGGACTTTCCAATGGCTAAAAAACATTACTAACTCAAAGAAAGTATGGCTAAGAGCAACTGGTTCTACGCTGATTTCTCAGTTCATTGATAGCTTTGTGGTACTTTGGGTTGCCTTTTACGTTTGGGGAAATTGGGAATTAGAAATGGTAATTTCGGTGGGTATAATCAACTACATTTACAAGTTCTTAATTGCAGTTTTCTTGACGCCATTAATTTACTTGGGACATTATCTGATCGATCGATATTTGGGAGAGGAGCTAAAGGAAGTAAATGAACCCTTAAGTGTTGAATAA
- the hisD gene encoding histidinol dehydrogenase, whose amino-acid sequence MKVFKYPERTAWSEILKRPVMDFDEIVDRVVPIMESVRTRGDEAVKEFAQKFDQVVLDEFLVSESEIEDAIANTDEELKKAIQVAHQNIKTFHEAQFEPVKLVETMAGVECWRKSVGIEKVGLYIPGGTAPLFSTVLMLGVPAILADCKEVILCTPSNKEGKINPAILYTANLIGLKKIYKVGGAQAVAAMTYGTSSITKVDKIFGPGNQYVTAAKQLAMKAGVAIDMPAGPSEVAVWADETAHPSFIAADLLSQAEHGVDSQVILVTTSEELIAKVSDEVTSQLEQLPRKEIAAKALENSHIILLKDEKEALDLINEYAAEHLILSLDNAEDVAEQIINAGSVFIGHYTPESAGDYASGTNHTLPTYGYAKSYSGVSLDSFVRKITFQKISKEGLKVLGPNVEIMAKHEELDAHKNAVTVRLQTLKD is encoded by the coding sequence ATGAAGGTATTCAAATACCCTGAAAGAACAGCTTGGTCAGAAATTCTCAAACGTCCTGTCATGGACTTTGATGAAATTGTTGATCGAGTTGTTCCGATCATGGAATCTGTTCGTACGAGAGGTGATGAAGCTGTAAAAGAATTTGCTCAAAAGTTTGATCAAGTAGTCTTAGATGAATTCTTAGTTTCTGAAAGTGAAATCGAGGACGCTATTGCTAACACTGATGAGGAGCTTAAAAAAGCAATTCAAGTTGCCCATCAGAACATTAAGACTTTCCACGAAGCTCAGTTCGAACCTGTGAAGTTGGTAGAGACTATGGCAGGGGTAGAGTGCTGGAGAAAAAGCGTGGGAATTGAGAAAGTAGGTTTGTATATCCCTGGAGGGACTGCTCCACTTTTCTCAACAGTTTTAATGCTGGGTGTACCTGCTATTTTGGCTGATTGTAAAGAAGTGATTCTTTGTACTCCTTCCAACAAAGAAGGAAAGATCAATCCAGCTATACTTTATACGGCAAATCTTATTGGGTTAAAGAAAATCTATAAGGTAGGTGGTGCTCAAGCTGTAGCTGCTATGACTTACGGTACTTCATCAATTACAAAAGTTGATAAGATTTTTGGTCCAGGAAATCAGTATGTTACTGCTGCAAAGCAATTGGCTATGAAAGCTGGAGTTGCGATAGATATGCCTGCAGGACCATCTGAGGTTGCTGTTTGGGCTGACGAAACTGCTCATCCTTCATTTATAGCTGCTGATTTACTTTCTCAAGCTGAGCATGGTGTCGATAGCCAAGTGATTTTGGTAACTACTTCTGAGGAGTTAATTGCTAAAGTCTCTGATGAAGTAACTTCTCAATTGGAGCAATTACCTAGAAAAGAAATTGCGGCAAAAGCATTAGAGAATAGCCATATAATCCTTTTGAAGGATGAAAAAGAAGCGCTTGACTTGATCAATGAGTATGCAGCTGAACACTTAATTTTATCTTTGGATAATGCTGAGGATGTAGCTGAGCAAATCATTAATGCTGGTTCTGTATTTATTGGTCACTACACTCCAGAATCGGCTGGAGACTATGCTTCTGGGACCAATCATACTTTGCCAACATATGGTTATGCAAAAAGTTATAGTGGGGTATCACTTGATAGTTTTGTAAGGAAGATAACTTTCCAAAAGATTTCAAAAGAAGGGCTAAAAGTTTTAGGCCCTAATGTTGAAATTATGGCAAAACATGAAGAATTAGATGCTCACAAAAATGCTGTGACAGTCAGACTTCAGACCTTGAAAGATTAA
- a CDS encoding pyridoxal phosphate-dependent aminotransferase, with protein MRQQLLRTGANELSYEIRGIVKKAEQLQKIGYDIQWENIGDPIEKDNRMPEWMRNIISELVQDSKTFGYCHSKGVPATREFLAEKTNALGGVQISQDDILFFNGLGDAISKVYQYILPTSRIIGPSPAYSTHSSAEAAHANAHPLTYKLDPQNNWYPDMEDLYLKVKYNPNIVGILIINPDNPTGMVYPQEILKRFVEIAKEFDLFLICDEIYHNVTYNGAIAHQLAEYIEDVPGLALKGISKEFPWPGSRCGWIEYYNRDNDEQFDKLCQTLDNAKMIEVCSTKLPQLAIPKVMSDPRYLPYRKAENEKIGKRSKIIAELLGDLPYIYFNETFGAFYNTIIFKDDVLNQKQSLKIENPQAKGLLDEWLNTEEIKNDKRFVYNLLASKGICVVPISSFCSDLQGFRVTLLEENEDTLRDTFGKIREAIIEYCTSA; from the coding sequence ATGAGACAACAACTACTCAGAACAGGAGCTAATGAATTAAGCTACGAAATTAGAGGTATTGTCAAAAAAGCAGAACAGCTTCAAAAAATTGGCTATGACATTCAATGGGAAAACATTGGAGACCCTATTGAGAAAGATAACCGAATGCCAGAATGGATGAGAAACATCATTTCTGAGCTAGTACAAGACAGTAAAACTTTTGGGTATTGCCACTCAAAAGGAGTCCCTGCCACAAGAGAATTTTTGGCTGAAAAAACAAATGCTCTTGGAGGAGTTCAAATTTCTCAAGACGATATATTATTTTTTAACGGACTAGGAGATGCTATTTCTAAAGTCTACCAATATATTTTACCAACATCAAGAATTATTGGTCCTTCTCCAGCATATTCTACGCACTCTTCTGCAGAGGCTGCTCATGCCAATGCTCACCCATTGACATATAAGTTAGACCCTCAGAATAATTGGTATCCCGACATGGAAGACCTTTATTTGAAGGTAAAATACAATCCAAATATTGTCGGTATTCTGATCATAAATCCTGACAACCCTACAGGAATGGTTTACCCTCAAGAGATTTTGAAGAGGTTTGTAGAAATCGCTAAAGAATTTGATTTATTCTTGATTTGTGATGAAATCTACCATAATGTCACCTATAATGGAGCAATAGCTCATCAGTTAGCTGAATATATTGAGGATGTTCCGGGACTTGCTTTGAAAGGGATTTCTAAAGAATTCCCTTGGCCAGGCTCTAGATGTGGTTGGATAGAATATTACAACAGAGACAATGATGAACAGTTTGACAAATTATGTCAGACCTTAGATAATGCAAAAATGATTGAGGTGTGCTCAACAAAGCTTCCTCAGCTTGCAATTCCAAAAGTGATGTCAGATCCTAGATATTTACCATATCGAAAGGCTGAAAATGAAAAGATTGGAAAAAGAAGTAAAATAATTGCTGAACTTTTGGGCGATCTTCCATATATATATTTCAATGAAACTTTTGGTGCTTTCTACAACACAATCATCTTTAAAGACGATGTTTTAAACCAAAAGCAATCTCTAAAGATTGAAAATCCTCAAGCTAAAGGTCTTTTAGATGAGTGGTTAAATACAGAAGAGATTAAAAATGATAAGCGCTTTGTGTATAATCTTTTAGCGTCTAAAGGCATTTGTGTCGTCCCTATTTCATCTTTCTGTTCTGATCTACAAGGGTTCAGAGTGACACTTTTAGAAGAAAATGAGGACACTTTAAGAGATACATTTGGGAAAATCCGAGAAGCAATTATAGAGTATTGTACTTCTGCATAA
- the gcvT gene encoding glycine cleavage system aminomethyltransferase GcvT, whose translation MELETVKKIALNDVHEQLGAKMTPFAGYNMPVRYTSDIEEHKCVREGVGVFDVSHMGEFMLRGPKALDLIQRVTSNDASKLFDGKAQYSCLPNEDGGVVDDLIVYKIKDEEYLLVVNASNIEKDWNWISERNTEGVEMENISDQMSLFAVQGPKAVEAMQSLTEVNLGEMGFYTFTIDTFAGVSDVIISATGYTGSGGFEIYVKNEDAAAVWEAIFAAGKDYGIQPIGLGARDTLRLEMGYCLYGNDIDDTTSPLEAGLGWITKFTKDFTNSENLKAQKEAGVTRRLVGLKMIDKGIPRQGYEVEDNEGNVIGKITSGTMSPSLGYGIAMAYINKPFDKAETEVVVAVRKRKLKAVVTKAPFLK comes from the coding sequence ATGGAATTGGAAACTGTAAAAAAAATCGCTCTTAATGATGTTCATGAACAACTAGGAGCTAAAATGACTCCATTTGCAGGTTATAATATGCCTGTGAGATATACATCTGACATTGAAGAGCACAAATGTGTTCGTGAAGGAGTAGGTGTTTTTGATGTGTCTCATATGGGAGAATTCATGTTGAGAGGTCCAAAAGCATTAGACCTTATCCAAAGAGTAACATCAAATGATGCATCTAAGTTATTTGATGGTAAAGCTCAGTATTCTTGTTTGCCAAATGAAGATGGTGGAGTTGTAGATGATTTGATCGTTTACAAAATCAAGGATGAAGAGTATCTTTTGGTAGTTAATGCTTCTAACATCGAAAAAGATTGGAATTGGATTAGTGAGAGAAATACAGAAGGTGTAGAGATGGAAAATATCTCAGACCAAATGTCTCTTTTCGCAGTTCAAGGTCCGAAGGCAGTTGAGGCAATGCAAAGCCTGACTGAAGTGAATTTAGGCGAAATGGGCTTCTATACTTTCACTATTGATACGTTTGCAGGTGTTTCTGATGTGATCATTTCAGCAACAGGATATACAGGTTCTGGAGGTTTTGAAATTTATGTGAAAAATGAGGATGCAGCGGCTGTTTGGGAAGCAATTTTTGCCGCAGGTAAAGATTACGGTATTCAACCAATTGGTTTAGGTGCTAGAGATACTTTAAGGCTTGAAATGGGGTATTGTCTGTATGGAAATGATATTGACGATACGACATCACCGCTAGAAGCTGGTTTAGGTTGGATTACAAAATTCACCAAAGATTTTACTAACTCTGAAAATTTGAAAGCTCAAAAGGAGGCTGGAGTAACTAGACGATTAGTAGGTCTTAAAATGATTGATAAAGGTATTCCTCGTCAAGGTTATGAGGTTGAGGATAACGAAGGAAATGTAATCGGAAAAATTACTTCAGGTACAATGTCTCCAAGTTTGGGATACGGTATTGCTATGGCTTATATCAATAAACCATTTGATAAAGCAGAAACAGAAGTAGTTGTTGCAGTAAGAAAAAGAAAACTGAAAGCAGTAGTTACTAAAGCTCCATTCTTGAAGTAA
- the aspA gene encoding aspartate ammonia-lyase, giving the protein MERFRTESDLIGEKQVPGNAYYGIQTLRAMENFDISGVKVSAFPKYIESLALVKLAAAKANHELGDISDEMIKAIERAAEDVSAGLFNDQFPIDLIQGGAGTSTNMNINEVIANRTLEILGKKKGEYEFCHPNDHINMSQSTNDVFPTAIKIALIKMNVDLEEALAQLVEAFRKKGEEFSHVIKMGRTQLQDAVPMTVGQEFEAFAATLSEETARLEQNAALFEEINMGATAIGTGINTDPNYTDKVVKHLSDLTGIKLKRAKNFIEATPDTGAFVMYSSVLKRLAVKLSKICNDLRLLSSGPRTGLNEINLPPMQPGSSIMPGKVNPVIPEVVNQVCFVVFGNDTTITFAAEAGQLQLNVMEPVLVRSLFESMDMLQKAMDTLRELCIDGITVNEEHCKAMVLNSIGIVTALNPVLGYKVCSALAKEALRENRSVYDLVLEKKLLEKEDLDDILSPENMVQPRRFKQNNKK; this is encoded by the coding sequence ATGGAACGCTTTAGAACAGAATCTGACCTAATTGGTGAAAAACAGGTACCCGGAAATGCTTATTACGGTATTCAAACACTGAGAGCGATGGAAAACTTTGACATCTCTGGAGTCAAAGTAAGTGCTTTCCCAAAATATATTGAATCACTCGCATTGGTTAAATTAGCCGCGGCTAAAGCCAACCACGAATTAGGTGATATCTCTGACGAAATGATAAAAGCCATTGAACGAGCTGCTGAAGATGTGTCTGCAGGTTTGTTCAATGATCAATTCCCGATTGACCTAATCCAAGGTGGAGCTGGAACTTCAACCAATATGAATATAAATGAAGTTATAGCGAACCGCACACTAGAAATATTAGGCAAAAAGAAAGGGGAATACGAATTCTGTCATCCAAACGATCACATCAATATGTCACAATCGACAAACGATGTGTTCCCTACAGCTATAAAGATTGCTCTGATCAAAATGAATGTTGATCTAGAAGAAGCTCTTGCCCAACTTGTTGAAGCCTTCAGAAAAAAAGGAGAAGAGTTTTCTCATGTCATCAAGATGGGACGTACTCAACTTCAAGATGCTGTACCGATGACTGTCGGTCAAGAGTTTGAAGCCTTTGCTGCAACTTTAAGTGAGGAGACAGCAAGACTAGAACAAAATGCAGCTCTTTTTGAAGAAATAAATATGGGAGCAACAGCTATTGGTACAGGTATCAATACTGACCCAAATTATACAGATAAAGTAGTAAAGCATTTATCAGACTTAACTGGAATAAAACTAAAAAGAGCAAAGAATTTCATTGAGGCGACTCCTGACACAGGTGCATTTGTAATGTACTCTTCTGTGTTGAAAAGACTTGCTGTTAAGTTGTCTAAAATCTGTAATGATCTTCGATTACTTTCTTCTGGCCCTCGTACAGGGTTAAATGAGATCAACCTACCTCCTATGCAGCCAGGTTCTTCAATTATGCCTGGTAAGGTAAACCCAGTTATTCCAGAGGTAGTAAACCAAGTATGTTTTGTTGTCTTTGGAAACGATACAACAATTACATTTGCAGCTGAAGCTGGTCAATTACAACTAAATGTAATGGAGCCTGTTTTAGTGAGAAGTTTATTCGAGTCAATGGATATGCTTCAAAAAGCGATGGACACACTTCGCGAACTATGTATTGATGGCATTACAGTCAATGAAGAACATTGTAAAGCTATGGTTCTAAACTCTATTGGAATTGTAACAGCACTTAACCCTGTATTGGGTTACAAAGTTTGTTCAGCTTTGGCAAAAGAGGCTCTAAGAGAAAATAGATCAGTCTACGATTTAGTATTAGAGAAAAAACTCTTAGAAAAAGAAGATTTGGATGATATTCTTAGCCCTGAGAATATGGTACAACCAAGACGCTTCAAACAAAACAATAAGAAGTAG
- the hisG gene encoding ATP phosphoribosyltransferase, whose protein sequence is MEKLRLAIQKSGRLSEGSMDLIKKCGIKVSNGKGKLKAEASNFPIEFLFLRDDDIPGYVADGVADIGIVGENVLVEKAKEVKLIHRLGFSKCRLSLAIPKSEEYSGISYFEGKDIATSYPKILSDYLKEQGVNAQIHEISGSVEIAPSIGLAQGVCDIVSSGSTLFQNGLKEVEEIFFSEAVAVASPGLSAEKQEILDKLLFRINALQNADSNKYILLNAPEEAVDKIISVLPGMKSPSILPLAQKGWVSMHSVINENDFWDKIEELKEAGAQGILVVPIEKMVL, encoded by the coding sequence ATGGAAAAACTTAGATTAGCCATCCAAAAGTCGGGTAGGTTGAGCGAAGGCTCTATGGACTTGATTAAAAAATGTGGAATCAAGGTAAGTAACGGAAAAGGAAAACTTAAGGCAGAAGCTTCAAACTTCCCAATCGAATTCCTTTTCTTAAGAGATGATGATATTCCTGGTTACGTGGCAGATGGTGTCGCTGATATCGGAATTGTTGGAGAGAACGTTCTTGTTGAAAAGGCTAAAGAAGTTAAGCTTATACATCGTTTAGGATTCTCTAAATGCAGATTGTCTTTGGCTATTCCGAAGTCTGAAGAATATTCAGGGATCAGCTATTTTGAAGGTAAAGACATTGCCACTTCATACCCTAAAATTCTTTCTGATTATTTAAAAGAGCAAGGCGTAAATGCTCAAATTCACGAAATCAGTGGGTCTGTTGAGATTGCTCCAAGTATTGGACTAGCTCAAGGGGTTTGTGATATCGTAAGTTCGGGTAGTACTCTTTTCCAAAACGGATTGAAAGAGGTTGAAGAGATTTTCTTCTCAGAAGCTGTAGCAGTGGCTAGCCCAGGTTTATCTGCAGAGAAACAAGAAATCTTAGACAAATTATTATTCAGAATTAATGCACTTCAAAATGCAGATAGTAACAAGTATATCTTGTTAAATGCACCTGAAGAAGCAGTTGATAAAATTATTTCTGTTTTACCTGGAATGAAAAGTCCTTCAATTTTACCATTAGCGCAAAAAGGCTGGGTTTCTATGCATTCTGTGATTAATGAGAATGATTTCTGGGATAAAATTGAAGAGCTAAAAGAAGCTGGAGCCCAAGGTATTTTGGTTGTCCCAATCGAAAAAATGGTACTATAA
- the thiL gene encoding thiamine-phosphate kinase produces MANQSESKRTEIAELGEFGLIDRIKKDAKIHHASTLKGIGDDAAVIKGEKELTVISTDMLVEGVHFDLRYAPLKHLGFKAIAVNVSDIAAMNAIPKQVTVSIAFSNRFSVEAIDELYRGINLACEEYNVDLVGGDTTSSNVGLIISITAVGTVEEDKITYRNTAQKGDVICVSGDLGAAYLGLNILEREKQEFLANPNMEPQLDGKNYLIERQLKPSARMDVVYELREKGVVPTAMMDISDGLASELLHICSQSDLGVVIYEDRLPIDRMTVDVATTDFNITPSVCALNGGEDYELLFTVKQEDFAKIENLPDITPIGYTTEASKGRKFVTRGQQVVDITAQGWKHF; encoded by the coding sequence ATGGCAAATCAATCAGAGTCAAAACGTACAGAAATAGCTGAGTTGGGTGAATTCGGCTTGATTGACAGAATTAAAAAAGATGCAAAAATTCATCATGCTTCTACCCTTAAAGGAATAGGAGATGATGCAGCTGTAATAAAAGGAGAGAAAGAACTTACAGTGATTTCTACAGATATGCTAGTTGAAGGTGTTCACTTCGACCTACGCTATGCTCCTCTAAAACATTTAGGATTCAAAGCTATTGCAGTAAATGTTTCAGACATTGCAGCTATGAATGCAATTCCTAAACAAGTAACCGTAAGTATTGCTTTTAGTAATCGTTTTTCAGTTGAAGCAATTGATGAACTTTATAGAGGTATAAATCTGGCTTGTGAAGAATATAATGTTGACCTAGTTGGTGGTGATACAACTTCATCAAATGTAGGTTTGATTATCTCTATCACAGCAGTAGGAACTGTAGAAGAAGATAAAATCACTTATAGAAATACGGCTCAGAAAGGAGATGTAATTTGTGTTTCTGGTGATTTAGGAGCTGCATATTTAGGTTTAAATATTCTTGAACGTGAAAAGCAAGAGTTTTTAGCAAACCCTAATATGGAGCCTCAACTAGATGGAAAGAATTATTTGATTGAACGTCAATTGAAACCTTCTGCTAGAATGGATGTGGTCTATGAACTGAGAGAAAAAGGTGTAGTACCTACTGCAATGATGGATATTTCTGATGGTTTAGCATCAGAATTACTTCATATTTGTTCTCAAAGTGATTTAGGCGTTGTGATTTATGAAGACAGGTTGCCAATTGATCGTATGACAGTTGATGTAGCTACAACAGATTTTAATATCACGCCGTCTGTATGTGCGCTAAATGGTGGTGAAGATTATGAACTACTATTTACGGTTAAACAAGAAGATTTTGCTAAAATTGAGAATCTTCCAGATATCACACCTATTGGTTATACAACTGAGGCTTCAAAGGGGCGTAAGTTTGTAACCAGAGGTCAGCAAGTAGTAGATATCACTGCTCAAGGTTGGAAACATTTCTAA